Proteins co-encoded in one Acidobacteriota bacterium genomic window:
- a CDS encoding type II toxin-antitoxin system death-on-curing family toxin, translated as MARPYHGYHRRIHQKAAALVHGIVSNHGFVDGNKRTAVYLVELLAVRSDYSLIEDDLILADVITSVATGEMRYEELVEWFKKRLVRSRQRNLGADRIEGE; from the coding sequence ATTGCGCGGCCTTATCACGGCTATCATCGACGCATTCATCAAAAGGCCGCCGCCCTCGTTCACGGCATCGTGTCCAACCACGGTTTCGTAGACGGCAACAAACGTACGGCCGTGTACTTGGTCGAATTGCTGGCTGTGAGGAGTGACTACAGCTTGATAGAAGACGATCTGATACTGGCGGATGTCATTACGAGTGTGGCCACTGGCGAAATGCGCTACGAAGAACTTGTGGAGTGGTTCAAGAAACGCTTGGTGAGATCGCGCCAGAGGAATCTGGGGGCGGATCGGATCGAAGGTGAGTAG
- a CDS encoding iron chelate uptake ABC transporter family permease subunit has product MTKQRPAAAVAEPEHPAHVRIGPALVYFPVVSTLLAVVAVAAVSIGSTDIAWSTVVRVIAASILPEGWVDVTGVSETERVIVWLIRMPRVIVAALAGGALAMAGTQLQGIFRNPLAEPSVIGVSQGAALGAVISFVTDLAMRSALWLPLCSFVGAFVALFTVYLIASLGGRTPIATLLLAGIALGALISAVSSLLISLSFVNWQVAAEIVFWMMGGLDSRTWTHVWISLPFLTLGLLVSLSHTRDLDLLLLGEETSASLGVEVETVKRTLLTTAALLTGAAVAVSGVIGFVGLVVPHMIRLLLGPSHRTLLPASVLTGALFLIVCDLLARTVHPPTEIRLGIVTAAFGAPFFLYLLRRRRKEIGYL; this is encoded by the coding sequence TTGACGAAGCAACGCCCCGCCGCGGCGGTTGCCGAGCCGGAGCACCCCGCCCACGTGCGAATCGGCCCGGCGCTGGTCTACTTTCCCGTCGTCTCGACGTTGCTGGCTGTGGTGGCGGTGGCGGCGGTTTCGATCGGCAGCACGGACATCGCCTGGAGTACGGTTGTGCGGGTTATCGCCGCGTCGATCCTGCCGGAGGGCTGGGTCGACGTGACCGGTGTCTCTGAAACGGAACGGGTCATCGTTTGGCTGATTCGCATGCCGCGCGTCATCGTCGCCGCACTGGCCGGCGGCGCGCTGGCTATGGCCGGGACGCAGCTCCAGGGCATCTTCCGCAACCCGCTGGCCGAACCGAGCGTGATCGGCGTCAGCCAGGGCGCGGCGTTGGGCGCGGTCATCTCTTTCGTCACCGACTTGGCGATGCGGTCGGCCTTGTGGCTGCCGCTTTGCTCCTTTGTCGGGGCCTTCGTGGCGCTGTTCACCGTCTACTTGATCGCCAGCCTGGGCGGGCGCACGCCCATCGCGACGCTGCTGCTCGCGGGAATCGCTCTTGGCGCCTTGATCAGCGCCGTTTCGTCCCTGCTGATCTCCCTCAGTTTTGTCAACTGGCAGGTGGCGGCTGAGATTGTCTTCTGGATGATGGGCGGCCTCGACAGCCGTACCTGGACGCACGTCTGGATCAGCCTGCCGTTTCTCACGCTGGGTCTGCTCGTCTCGTTGTCGCATACCCGCGACCTGGACCTGCTGCTGCTGGGAGAGGAAACCTCGGCGTCGCTCGGCGTCGAGGTCGAGACCGTGAAACGCACGTTGCTGACGACGGCGGCGCTGTTGACCGGAGCCGCGGTGGCCGTGAGCGGCGTGATCGGGTTCGTGGGCTTGGTGGTGCCGCACATGATTCGGCTGTTGCTGGGCCCGTCACATCGGACCTTGCTCCCGGCCAGCGTGCTCACCGGCGCGCTGTTCCTGATCGTGTGCGACCTGCTTGCCCGCACCGTCCATCCGCCGACCGAGATCCGGCTGGGTATCGTCACCGCGGCGTTCGGGGCGCCATTCTTCCTCTACCTGCTCCGCCGGCGACGGAAGGAGATCGGCTACCTGTGA
- a CDS encoding DUF4177 domain-containing protein: MKKWEYKVLDSKDIPRAGILKGRDRPGVEKYFNSLGREGWELVNIDFREFEGRFEFTGVAKRERSW; the protein is encoded by the coding sequence ATGAAAAAGTGGGAGTACAAAGTTCTTGATTCGAAGGATATCCCTCGTGCGGGAATCCTCAAGGGCAGGGACCGACCAGGCGTCGAAAAGTATTTCAACAGCCTTGGCAGAGAAGGATGGGAACTGGTCAATATTGACTTCCGGGAATTCGAGGGGCGTTTCGAGTTCACAGGGGTGGCCAAGAGAGAGCGTAGCTGGTAG
- the cbiB gene encoding adenosylcobinamide-phosphate synthase CbiB: MDLILLAPRAELLAAAVALDFVFGDPVYRWHPIRLIGATLAWWDVRLRGAGADGRIGGCLLFLALAVPWAGGLSVLVLSLQRTHPWASTALHLFALYSLIALGDLLKHGREVDRAATKGDLPAARAGIVKLVGRDADRMDAAACRRAAIESMSENLVDGFVSPIFWYVLLGLPGIVLFKVVSTMDSMVGYKTPKYLKFGWCGARLDDLMNLVPARLTWLLIALVAAFVPSASARKALAVGWRQHAVVPGPNAGWSEAAIAGALQRRLVGPIWWRGRLVTDVWLGDAGDSPANSAGDFRRAEIVICWTAAAVAGASTALLLLVTFR; this comes from the coding sequence GTGGACCTGATTCTCTTGGCCCCGCGCGCGGAATTGCTGGCGGCGGCCGTGGCCCTGGACTTCGTATTCGGCGATCCGGTCTACCGCTGGCATCCGATTCGTTTGATCGGTGCAACGCTCGCCTGGTGGGATGTTCGACTTCGCGGCGCCGGCGCCGACGGCCGCATCGGCGGCTGCCTGTTGTTCCTCGCCCTGGCGGTTCCTTGGGCGGGCGGCTTGTCGGTTCTGGTTCTGAGTCTTCAGCGGACACACCCTTGGGCGTCGACGGCGCTTCACCTGTTCGCACTCTACAGCCTGATCGCGCTCGGCGACCTGCTCAAACACGGCCGGGAGGTGGATCGGGCGGCGACGAAGGGCGATCTCCCCGCCGCCCGCGCCGGGATCGTCAAACTCGTCGGCCGCGACGCCGACCGTATGGATGCCGCCGCCTGTCGGCGCGCCGCCATCGAAAGCATGAGCGAGAACCTCGTCGACGGATTCGTCTCGCCGATTTTCTGGTACGTCCTGCTGGGCCTTCCGGGGATCGTGCTGTTCAAAGTCGTCAGCACGATGGACTCCATGGTCGGGTACAAGACACCCAAATACCTGAAGTTCGGTTGGTGTGGAGCGCGCCTGGACGACTTGATGAACCTTGTCCCGGCGCGGCTGACATGGCTGCTGATCGCGCTCGTCGCGGCGTTCGTCCCCAGCGCCTCGGCGCGAAAGGCGTTGGCTGTCGGCTGGCGTCAACATGCGGTGGTCCCCGGACCGAACGCGGGATGGAGCGAAGCTGCGATCGCCGGCGCTCTCCAGCGCCGCCTCGTCGGGCCGATCTGGTGGCGCGGGCGCCTGGTCACCGACGTGTGGCTGGGAGACGCCGGAGACTCCCCCGCAAACTCGGCGGGTGACTTCCGCCGTGCGGAGATCGTCATCTGTTGGACGGCCGCGGCCGTCGCGGGCGCTTCCACTGCACTTCTCCTTCTCGTGACTTTCCGGTAG
- a CDS encoding ABC transporter substrate-binding protein, with the protein MTRPTQAALIAGGLLCAALFVAAWRFGGDLAPLSGTRKTWEGASASDPFPRTARDIHGFELTLAGPPESLASQALVTDHFLFAVVPHERIVGVSAAAHDPRYSFVADIVSRMDVVVTSDPEAVLRRKPELMLVAESARADYVEMTRASGVPVFRMRTVAENFGQIAKGLETTGYLTGEDAAADREIGRLRERVRAARARRPADAPPPRVLAFSSFSYTYGEGSLFDHIVTALGAVNVGAEQGIGPYGSISSEHVASWNPDWIVCAGEPDSIESVRERLLADPGVTVTAAGRERQILVVENRRYLSMSQHAVGLMEALAVVLYPEAK; encoded by the coding sequence ATGACGCGGCCGACCCAGGCGGCGCTGATTGCGGGCGGGCTGCTTTGCGCAGCTCTCTTCGTCGCAGCCTGGCGTTTCGGCGGCGATCTGGCGCCGTTGTCGGGAACGCGGAAGACCTGGGAAGGCGCGTCGGCAAGCGATCCGTTCCCGCGGACCGCCCGCGACATCCACGGTTTCGAGTTGACGCTCGCCGGCCCGCCGGAATCGCTGGCCTCGCAAGCGCTCGTGACCGACCACTTTCTGTTTGCAGTTGTGCCGCACGAGCGCATCGTTGGGGTCAGCGCCGCGGCGCACGACCCGCGCTACAGTTTTGTGGCGGACATCGTGAGCCGGATGGACGTCGTCGTCACGTCCGACCCCGAAGCGGTTCTGCGCCGAAAGCCGGAGCTGATGCTGGTGGCCGAGTCCGCCCGGGCCGACTACGTGGAGATGACGCGCGCGTCCGGCGTACCGGTCTTCCGCATGCGAACGGTTGCAGAAAACTTCGGCCAGATCGCCAAGGGCCTGGAAACGACAGGCTATTTGACGGGCGAGGACGCCGCCGCCGACCGCGAGATCGGCCGGCTGCGCGAGCGAGTTCGCGCCGCCCGGGCGCGCCGCCCGGCGGACGCCCCCCCGCCCCGCGTACTCGCCTTCTCCAGCTTCTCCTACACCTACGGCGAGGGATCGCTGTTCGACCACATCGTCACCGCTCTCGGCGCCGTCAACGTGGGCGCGGAGCAGGGGATCGGCCCCTACGGCTCCATCAGCAGCGAACACGTCGCCTCCTGGAATCCGGACTGGATCGTTTGCGCCGGGGAGCCGGATTCCATCGAAAGCGTCCGCGAACGCCTGCTGGCGGACCCCGGCGTCACCGTGACCGCGGCCGGCCGGGAGCGCCAAATCCTGGTGGTCGAGAACCGCCGCTACTTGTCCATGTCCCAGCACGCCGTGGGGCTGATGGAAGCCCTCGCCGTCGTGCTCTACCCGGAGGCGAAGTGA
- a CDS encoding adenosylcobinamide amidohydrolase yields the protein MHASGLFVARRFGRHLVVELLTVHRVLSTSARGGGQQEELRYLVNHQSCEARGDVARMELIHRLGLAGYHDHVCSEIGVDPENAALMGTAANMAYAVHRWAEFEDIRADAFVTAGVSGNAARASDPAQWTETGDGWRKLANQGTINTILLLNCPVTAPAQARAVVTMTEAKSAALAELAVPSLYSPTIATGTGTDQFCLAAPLDPGRKAHASTSPHVKLGEIIGVAVKDATKEALRWQNGLEPSYIRGLFHALGRFGLTEERALSGLAELLPEAQHTLLRKNRKAVFFEPGVAAAAYAFAAVLDRIAFGTLPAGMAKESLRQQAACLACSLAARPQDWPLFRRELAESGEEPDDTMDLVVRALALGWKSKWT from the coding sequence TTGCACGCCTCCGGCCTTTTCGTCGCTCGCCGCTTCGGCCGCCACCTCGTCGTCGAGTTGCTGACGGTTCACCGCGTTCTGAGCACTTCCGCGCGCGGGGGCGGGCAGCAGGAGGAATTGCGCTATCTGGTGAACCACCAGAGCTGCGAAGCCCGCGGCGACGTGGCGCGAATGGAGCTGATCCATCGCCTCGGGCTCGCCGGCTATCACGACCACGTGTGTTCGGAGATAGGAGTCGATCCGGAAAACGCAGCGCTGATGGGCACGGCGGCCAACATGGCCTACGCCGTGCATCGCTGGGCCGAGTTCGAGGACATCCGGGCCGATGCATTCGTCACCGCCGGCGTCTCCGGCAACGCGGCGCGGGCAAGCGACCCCGCGCAGTGGACGGAGACCGGTGACGGCTGGAGGAAGCTGGCGAACCAGGGCACGATCAACACCATCCTGCTGCTCAATTGCCCGGTCACCGCCCCGGCCCAGGCGCGCGCCGTGGTGACGATGACGGAGGCGAAGTCCGCCGCGTTGGCCGAGCTCGCGGTCCCGAGCCTGTACTCGCCGACGATCGCGACCGGCACCGGCACGGACCAGTTCTGTCTGGCAGCGCCGCTCGATCCCGGCCGGAAGGCCCACGCTTCGACCAGTCCGCACGTCAAGCTCGGCGAAATCATCGGCGTCGCCGTCAAGGACGCGACGAAGGAGGCGTTGCGCTGGCAAAACGGTCTTGAGCCGTCCTACATCCGCGGGCTCTTCCACGCTTTGGGACGCTTCGGGCTCACCGAGGAGCGGGCGCTCAGCGGCCTTGCCGAGCTACTCCCCGAGGCGCAACATACGTTGCTCCGGAAGAACCGGAAGGCCGTGTTCTTCGAGCCTGGCGTAGCCGCCGCGGCCTACGCCTTCGCCGCTGTCCTGGACCGCATCGCCTTCGGAACGCTGCCTGCCGGGATGGCGAAGGAATCGCTTCGGCAGCAGGCGGCGTGTCTGGCCTGCTCGCTCGCCGCGCGTCCCCAGGACTGGCCGTTGTTCCGGCGCGAGCTCGCCGAGTCAGGTGAAGAACCCGACGACACGATGGATCTGGTCGTTCGAGCGTTGGCGCTGGGCTGGAAATCGAAGTGGACCTGA
- a CDS encoding ABC transporter ATP-binding protein: MSLRLDGAGIRIDGRWLVRDVSLEIPPGRVTALVGPNGSGKSTVLRLLAGLWRPTEGRATIGGQGFDGLTRRKLARRITFVPQDTRVDFAFTVRDIVAMGRHPHLGRFESPTPVDTAAIEAAIERADVGHLADRLVNELSGGEQQRVLIARSLATQADVILLDEPTSSLDVDHTLDTLALLRELTGEGKAVALALHDLNAVVRWADHAGLLNEGGLQAFGPVHEVLREELVEAVFSVQVERLHSARGVKTLVFHRRNGDRTGSESRNRSHPEQSPINENPHQEGER; this comes from the coding sequence GTGAGTTTGCGATTGGACGGCGCCGGAATCCGGATCGACGGGCGCTGGCTCGTCCGGGACGTGTCGCTCGAAATCCCGCCTGGGCGCGTCACCGCATTGGTCGGCCCGAACGGCTCGGGCAAGTCGACCGTCTTGCGGCTCCTTGCCGGCCTGTGGCGTCCGACCGAAGGCCGTGCGACCATCGGCGGTCAGGGGTTCGACGGGCTGACCCGCCGGAAGCTGGCGCGCCGCATCACCTTTGTGCCGCAGGACACCCGCGTCGACTTCGCTTTCACAGTGCGAGATATCGTCGCGATGGGGCGGCATCCGCACCTCGGCCGCTTCGAATCCCCGACGCCCGTGGACACGGCGGCGATCGAGGCGGCAATCGAGCGAGCCGACGTCGGCCATCTGGCCGATCGCTTGGTCAACGAGCTGTCCGGCGGCGAGCAGCAGCGCGTGCTGATCGCCCGCAGCCTGGCAACACAAGCCGACGTGATCCTGCTCGACGAGCCAACCTCGAGTCTGGACGTGGATCACACGCTCGATACCCTTGCGCTGCTCCGGGAGTTGACCGGCGAAGGCAAAGCGGTCGCCCTGGCGCTGCACGATCTCAATGCTGTCGTCCGCTGGGCCGACCACGCGGGCCTGCTGAACGAGGGCGGCCTGCAGGCCTTCGGTCCCGTGCATGAGGTCCTGCGAGAAGAGTTGGTTGAAGCCGTGTTCTCCGTCCAGGTCGAGCGCCTGCACTCGGCGAGGGGGGTCAAGACTCTGGTCTTTCATCGTCGCAACGGGGACCGGACCGGATCCGAGTCGAGGAACCGCTCGCATCCGGAGCAGTCGCCCATCAACGAAAATCCCCACCAGGAAGGCGAGCGCTAA
- a CDS encoding TonB-dependent receptor: MKFRFHFACSTSALLAGLLVAVLTPAALSADSITGRVLDPDGLAVPNARIRLFDRNSGELRKTISRGDGSYSIQGVPDGRYLIEAGTEDAVLSGQQLVRVEGAQTVDLELEVSGAEVAVVVTASSTPLTLQEVAKALDVVDSEQIALRNEFALSEAIRNVPGVRVQQLRGPGSFTTVQTRGLRNHDTAVLIDGLRFRDAAGTHGDATSFFQNMNIVDTERVEFLRGSGSSLYGSHAIGGVMNISSSQGGGRPHGEVRAEGGGLGMMRGVGRIGGGLAEDRFVYSGGFSHLNVVDGYRGGSPYRNNSAQGFAKVSFNPKVSLSGRVWGSDAVLGLTESPVFTDSVVANFPAAGNVPARPLPDSELSRFEQGMPFDAGSATFVPAQIDPDNRSVSSFRATALIFQHQLTPDGSYRFSYQNVDSKRSLQDGPAGPGRFDPVFNNDSRFDGQTHTFQARTDHRLGVYNQVTLGYEYEDEKYFNFNTDESPSPAESTIDIDQASHALFAQNQIRLLQGALNVSLSGRVQFFDLGSPRFSGTQNPYDDTEVGTPASAYTGDASVAYFVRGSQTKLRAHAGNSFRAPSLYERFGGTFSSFSGGFNYWGDPRLNPERAISVDGGIDQWLFGSKWRMSGTLFYTNLQETVMFDFANFPANDIFGRFGGYRNAGGGIARGVEFSTQVSPTSRTGIQAAYTYTNSDSRTPTIGADYFQIPGLSKHVYTLTATQWIAKRFNVTFDLFAASGYILSPFGARGRRMLFDGPVKADVVFRYDLPVADQRTLELYVKVENVFDNDIYEDGFGAPGAWAIGGICFKF; this comes from the coding sequence ATGAAATTCCGATTCCATTTCGCTTGCTCCACTTCCGCGCTACTTGCTGGCCTGCTGGTCGCCGTGCTGACGCCAGCCGCGCTGTCGGCCGACAGCATCACAGGCCGCGTGCTCGACCCCGACGGTCTGGCGGTCCCCAATGCCCGCATCCGGCTCTTCGACCGCAACAGCGGCGAGCTGCGTAAAACGATCAGCCGGGGCGACGGCTCCTATTCGATTCAAGGCGTGCCGGACGGCCGATACCTGATCGAGGCGGGCACCGAGGATGCCGTGTTGAGCGGTCAGCAACTGGTCCGGGTCGAGGGCGCACAGACGGTTGACCTGGAGCTGGAGGTCTCCGGCGCCGAGGTGGCGGTTGTCGTGACGGCGTCGAGCACTCCGCTGACGTTGCAAGAAGTCGCCAAGGCGCTCGACGTCGTCGACTCCGAGCAGATCGCGCTTCGCAATGAGTTCGCCCTCTCGGAAGCCATCCGGAACGTACCGGGTGTGCGGGTGCAGCAGCTCCGGGGCCCCGGAAGCTTCACCACAGTGCAGACCCGAGGCTTGCGCAACCACGACACGGCCGTCCTCATCGACGGGCTGCGCTTCCGCGACGCGGCAGGGACGCACGGCGACGCGACGTCCTTTTTCCAAAACATGAATATCGTCGACACCGAACGTGTCGAGTTCTTGCGCGGCTCCGGCTCGTCGCTCTACGGCTCACACGCGATCGGCGGCGTGATGAATATCAGCTCGAGCCAGGGCGGCGGGCGTCCGCACGGCGAGGTGCGCGCCGAAGGCGGCGGGCTCGGCATGATGCGCGGAGTCGGCCGCATCGGCGGGGGCCTCGCGGAGGACCGCTTCGTCTACAGTGGCGGCTTCTCCCACTTGAACGTCGTCGACGGCTATCGCGGTGGAAGCCCGTATCGGAACAACAGCGCGCAAGGTTTCGCCAAGGTTTCGTTCAATCCGAAGGTTTCATTGAGCGGGCGAGTGTGGGGCTCGGACGCCGTTCTCGGGCTGACCGAGAGCCCCGTTTTCACCGATTCCGTCGTCGCCAACTTCCCTGCGGCAGGCAACGTGCCGGCGCGCCCGCTACCCGATTCCGAGCTCAGCCGCTTCGAGCAGGGAATGCCCTTCGACGCCGGCTCGGCGACCTTCGTTCCCGCTCAAATCGACCCGGACAACCGCAGCGTCTCGTCTTTCCGCGCGACGGCATTGATCTTTCAGCACCAGCTCACGCCGGACGGCTCGTATCGGTTTTCCTACCAGAACGTCGACTCCAAACGCTCCCTCCAAGACGGTCCGGCCGGTCCCGGACGGTTCGATCCGGTGTTCAACAACGACAGCCGATTCGACGGGCAGACGCACACCTTCCAGGCGCGCACCGACCACCGTTTGGGCGTCTACAACCAGGTCACTCTCGGCTACGAGTACGAGGACGAGAAGTACTTCAACTTCAATACCGACGAGAGCCCATCACCGGCCGAAAGCACGATCGACATCGACCAGGCGAGCCACGCACTGTTCGCGCAGAACCAGATTCGCCTGTTGCAGGGCGCGCTGAACGTCTCGCTCTCGGGCCGAGTTCAGTTCTTCGATCTCGGCTCGCCGCGGTTCTCCGGGACGCAGAACCCGTATGACGACACGGAGGTCGGCACCCCGGCCAGCGCTTACACCGGGGACGCCTCCGTGGCCTACTTCGTACGGGGCAGTCAGACCAAGCTGCGCGCCCATGCCGGCAACAGCTTCCGGGCGCCGTCGCTGTACGAGCGCTTTGGGGGCACGTTCTCGTCGTTCTCCGGGGGGTTCAACTACTGGGGCGACCCGCGTCTGAATCCTGAGCGTGCGATCTCGGTCGACGGCGGCATCGACCAGTGGTTGTTCGGCTCGAAATGGCGGATGAGCGGTACGTTGTTCTACACCAACTTGCAAGAGACCGTGATGTTCGATTTCGCCAATTTCCCCGCGAACGACATCTTCGGCCGCTTCGGCGGTTACCGGAACGCCGGCGGCGGCATCGCGCGCGGCGTCGAGTTCAGCACCCAGGTCTCGCCGACGTCCCGCACCGGCATTCAGGCGGCGTACACGTACACAAACTCGGATTCGCGCACCCCGACGATCGGCGCCGACTACTTCCAGATCCCGGGGCTTTCCAAACACGTCTACACGTTGACCGCAACCCAGTGGATTGCGAAGCGGTTCAACGTCACCTTCGACCTGTTCGCCGCCAGCGGCTACATCCTCTCGCCGTTCGGCGCGCGGGGGCGACGCATGCTCTTCGACGGCCCCGTAAAGGCCGACGTTGTCTTCCGGTATGACCTCCCGGTCGCCGATCAGAGAACCCTCGAACTGTACGTCAAAGTCGAAAACGTCTTCGACAACGACATCTACGAGGACGGATTCGGAGCGCCCGGCGCTTGGGCGATCGGCGGGATTTGCTTCAAGTTCTAG
- a CDS encoding sialidase family protein codes for MPHVRRGLHLLVFITATSVMTQAAAELEVQVTAARCRHPRAVEAPDGTIYVYGALKSNDGGRNFWPVDESDPPFGSVLFAEKLTTLYWRKGLFLGFYWNVTCREAGRCVGRMWRSRDGFKTVEKKDTVLIIPEAGSVPVDDFSEVQDQQSSTIFFHRGIRETPDGTLLACMIGSFEEDNMPTTDPRSKMETPFKMRSFLISSDDQGDTWRYFSTVAAPRAGVMDDTEGFNEWALLPLDDGRMLAVMRTGHYSPMAASWSGDGGRTWSPPEDMGLGPGVDPYLLRLKDGRLALAYGQLVQRSEGKKADWKHEDQRRKCQLAINSDGTGKGWLATTVADYSRRMAYPTIFEVEPNVILYQSGECLELWRVEVPPR; via the coding sequence ATGCCGCACGTTCGGAGAGGACTCCACCTTCTGGTGTTCATCACCGCGACCTCGGTCATGACCCAGGCTGCGGCAGAGTTGGAGGTGCAGGTGACGGCAGCGAGATGCCGTCATCCCAGGGCGGTCGAGGCTCCGGATGGAACCATCTATGTCTACGGGGCGCTCAAGAGCAACGACGGTGGCAGGAATTTCTGGCCGGTGGACGAGTCCGATCCGCCCTTCGGCTCCGTCCTGTTCGCCGAGAAGCTGACCACGCTGTACTGGAGAAAGGGGTTGTTCCTCGGCTTCTATTGGAACGTGACCTGCCGCGAGGCGGGCCGTTGCGTGGGGAGAATGTGGCGTTCCCGCGACGGTTTCAAGACGGTGGAGAAAAAGGACACGGTTCTCATCATTCCGGAGGCGGGATCGGTTCCCGTCGACGATTTCTCGGAAGTCCAGGACCAGCAGAGCTCGACTATCTTCTTTCATCGGGGCATTCGGGAGACGCCGGACGGGACCCTGCTGGCGTGCATGATCGGCAGCTTCGAGGAAGACAACATGCCGACAACGGACCCTCGAAGCAAGATGGAGACCCCCTTCAAGATGAGGTCTTTCCTGATCAGCTCCGACGATCAGGGAGACACCTGGCGGTACTTCTCCACCGTAGCCGCACCGCGTGCCGGAGTGATGGATGATACTGAAGGGTTCAACGAGTGGGCGTTGCTTCCGCTGGACGATGGCCGGATGCTGGCCGTGATGCGGACCGGCCACTACTCACCCATGGCGGCGAGCTGGAGCGGCGACGGTGGAAGAACCTGGAGCCCACCCGAAGACATGGGCCTGGGCCCCGGGGTGGACCCCTATCTGCTGAGACTGAAGGATGGGCGATTGGCGTTGGCCTACGGCCAGTTGGTGCAGCGCAGCGAAGGGAAAAAGGCGGACTGGAAACACGAAGATCAGAGAAGGAAGTGCCAACTGGCGATCAATTCCGACGGTACAGGAAAGGGCTGGCTCGCCACCACGGTTGCCGACTATTCGCGGAGAATGGCCTATCCCACGATCTTCGAAGTCGAGCCCAACGTGATTCTCTACCAGTCGGGTGAGTGTCTCGAGTTGTGGCGGGTGGAGGTGCCGCCGCGGTGA
- a CDS encoding cob(I)yrinic acid a,c-diamide adenosyltransferase, producing the protein MSIATMRGDAGETGLAGGIRVSKSFIRVEAYGTVDELSSNVGFARSICPDEPTKALLKEIQRELFLVGSALATPPESPRKQPVITADMVDRLTAEIHRIEAMEGVLDDWSIPGEHTVSAALDVARTVCRRAERCAVRLAESGEHVRPVILAYLNRLSDLLWILGRLIEKEQGLDARLRTSENAGPRWSRAW; encoded by the coding sequence ATGAGCATAGCTACAATGCGCGGCGATGCTGGCGAGACCGGCTTGGCCGGCGGGATCCGGGTTTCGAAATCTTTCATTCGGGTCGAGGCCTACGGGACGGTCGACGAGCTCAGCTCGAACGTTGGGTTTGCACGCTCGATCTGCCCGGACGAGCCGACGAAAGCGCTACTCAAAGAGATTCAGCGCGAGCTGTTCCTGGTCGGGTCCGCCTTGGCGACGCCCCCGGAGAGCCCCAGGAAGCAGCCGGTCATCACGGCGGACATGGTCGACCGGCTGACGGCGGAGATCCACCGCATCGAGGCGATGGAGGGCGTTCTCGACGACTGGTCGATCCCCGGCGAGCACACGGTGTCGGCCGCTCTGGATGTGGCTCGAACCGTATGCCGCCGAGCGGAGCGCTGCGCCGTCCGGCTCGCTGAATCGGGCGAACACGTGCGTCCGGTAATCCTCGCCTACTTGAATCGCCTCTCCGACCTGCTCTGGATTCTCGGCCGCCTGATCGAGAAGGAGCAGGGCTTGGATGCGAGGTTGCGAACGTCGGAGAACGCCGGCCCGCGCTGGTCCCGGGCGTGGTGA